The Staphylococcus sp. KG4-3 genome has a window encoding:
- a CDS encoding protein arginine kinase has product MSKNDISAYMSEWMRDREESPIVMSSRIRLARNLENHVHPLMFLSEQDGFRIINDVQDALPDLSVQRLDSMDQQSKYKLVAKHLISPELIRQPASAVLLNEDESLSIMVNEEDHIRIQAMGNDLSLSTLYEKASEIDDQLDSELDVSFDETLGYLTTCPTNIGTGMRASVMLHLPGLTIMKRMNRIAQTINRFGFTIRGIYGEGSQVYGHIYQISNQLTLGKTEEEIIESLSEVVQQIINEEMQIRERLNRHNHIETLDRVYRSLGILKYSRLISMEEASLRLSEVKLGLDLGYIELEDFKFNELMVAIQSPFLLDEEDDRTVNEKRADILREHIN; this is encoded by the coding sequence ATGAGTAAAAATGATATTAGTGCATACATGAGTGAATGGATGCGTGATAGAGAAGAAAGTCCAATTGTGATGTCTTCGAGAATACGATTAGCAAGAAATTTAGAAAATCATGTACACCCATTAATGTTTTTGTCAGAACAAGATGGTTTTCGAATAATTAACGACGTACAAGATGCGCTTCCTGACTTGTCTGTACAACGTTTGGATTCAATGGATCAACAAAGTAAATACAAGCTTGTCGCGAAACATCTTATAAGTCCTGAATTGATAAGACAACCTGCTTCTGCCGTATTACTCAATGAAGATGAATCTTTAAGTATTATGGTTAATGAAGAAGACCATATACGTATTCAGGCCATGGGTAACGATTTATCACTATCAACACTATACGAAAAAGCTTCAGAAATTGATGATCAACTTGATAGTGAATTAGATGTAAGTTTTGACGAAACTTTAGGTTATTTGACAACATGTCCTACTAATATTGGGACAGGCATGCGTGCCAGTGTCATGTTGCATTTGCCTGGATTGACAATAATGAAACGTATGAATCGCATTGCTCAAACAATTAATCGTTTTGGTTTTACAATTAGAGGTATTTATGGAGAAGGATCTCAAGTTTATGGCCATATATACCAAATTTCAAACCAACTTACTTTAGGCAAAACAGAGGAAGAAATCATTGAAAGCTTATCAGAGGTAGTGCAGCAAATTATTAATGAAGAAATGCAAATCCGCGAACGATTAAACCGACATAACCATATAGAAACATTAGACCGAGTATATCGTTCGTTAGGAATATTAAAATATAGTAGACTGATATCTATGGAGGAAGCTTCACTAAGATTAAGTGAAGTGAAACTTGGTTTAGATTTAGGCTATATTGAATTAGAAGACTTCAAGTTTAACGAGTTAATGGTTGCAATACAATCACCTTTCTTGTTAGACGAAGAAGATGATAGAACAGTTAATGAAAAAAGAGCAGATATATTAAGAGAACATATAAATTAG
- a CDS encoding ATP-dependent Clp protease ATP-binding subunit, whose product MLFGRLTERAQRVLAHAQEEAIRLNHSNIGTEHLLLGLMKEPEGIAAKVLETFDITEEKVVEEVEKLIGHGQEQMGALHYTPRAKKVIELSMDEARKLHHNFVGTEHILLGLIRENEGVAARVFANLDLNITKARAQVVKALGSPETSNKNAQANKSNNTPTLDSLARDLTVIAKDGTLDPVIGREKEITRVIEVLSRRTKNNPVLIGEPGVGKTAIAEGLAQAIVNNEVPETLKGKRVMSLDMGTVVAGTKYRGEFEERLKKVMEEIHQAGNVVLFIDELHTLVGAGGAEGAIDASNILKPALARGELQCIGATTLDEYRKNIEKDAALERRFQPVQVGEPTVEDTIEILKGLRDRYEAHHRINISDQALESAAKLSHRYISDRFLPDKAIDLIDEASSKVRLKSHTTPPDLKEIEQQIEQVKNEKDAAVHAQEFENAANLRDKQTKLEKQYEEANNNWKNSQNGDNTSLSEEDIGEVIAGWTGIPLTKINETESDRLLNLEDTLHNRVIGQKDAVTSISKAVRRARAGLKDPKRPIGSFIFLGPTGVGKTELARALAESMFGEDDAMIRVDMSEFMEKHAVSRLVGAPPGYVGHDDGGQLTEKVRRKPYSVILFDEIEKAHPDVFNILLQVLDDGHLTDTKGRRVDFRNTVIIMTSNVGAQELQDQRFAGFGGASEGQDYETIRKTMMKELKNAFRPEFLNRVDDIIVFHKLSKEELKEIVTMMVDKLTERLSEQDINITVTEAAKEKIAEEGYDPEYGARPLIRAIQKTVEDNLSELILEGNQVEGKEVIINHDGKEFKYDIQERKDTTKDKESTES is encoded by the coding sequence ATGCTATTTGGTAGACTAACAGAACGTGCTCAACGCGTACTAGCACATGCTCAGGAAGAAGCAATACGCTTAAATCATTCGAATATTGGAACCGAACATTTACTTTTAGGTTTAATGAAAGAGCCTGAAGGCATTGCAGCTAAAGTTTTAGAAACGTTTGATATTACTGAAGAAAAAGTAGTTGAAGAAGTAGAAAAATTAATCGGCCATGGTCAAGAACAAATGGGCGCATTACACTATACACCTCGTGCGAAAAAAGTAATTGAATTATCAATGGATGAAGCTAGAAAATTACATCATAATTTCGTAGGAACAGAGCATATCTTACTTGGGTTAATCAGAGAAAATGAAGGTGTCGCAGCTCGTGTGTTTGCAAACTTAGATTTAAACATCACAAAAGCACGTGCACAAGTCGTTAAAGCTTTAGGTAGCCCTGAAACAAGTAATAAAAACGCGCAAGCTAATAAATCTAATAATACACCAACGTTAGACAGTCTAGCTCGTGACTTAACAGTTATCGCAAAAGACGGTACTTTAGATCCTGTCATTGGTAGAGAAAAAGAAATTACAAGAGTCATTGAAGTCTTAAGTCGTCGTACTAAGAACAACCCTGTATTAATTGGTGAACCAGGTGTTGGTAAAACTGCTATTGCTGAAGGCTTAGCACAAGCAATTGTTAATAACGAAGTACCTGAAACACTTAAAGGTAAACGTGTAATGTCATTAGATATGGGGACAGTTGTTGCTGGAACAAAATATCGTGGTGAGTTTGAAGAGCGCTTGAAAAAAGTAATGGAAGAAATTCATCAAGCTGGAAATGTAGTGTTATTTATCGACGAATTACACACACTAGTAGGTGCAGGTGGTGCAGAAGGTGCTATTGATGCATCTAACATTCTTAAACCAGCATTAGCTCGCGGTGAATTACAATGTATCGGTGCAACTACTTTAGATGAATACCGTAAAAATATTGAAAAAGATGCAGCGCTTGAACGTCGTTTCCAACCTGTTCAAGTTGGTGAGCCAACTGTTGAAGATACAATTGAAATCTTAAAAGGATTGCGTGATCGTTATGAAGCGCATCACCGTATTAACATCTCAGATCAAGCTTTAGAATCAGCAGCTAAATTAAGTCACCGTTATATTTCAGATCGTTTCTTACCAGATAAAGCGATAGACTTAATTGATGAAGCAAGTTCTAAAGTAAGACTTAAGAGTCATACAACACCACCAGACTTGAAAGAAATTGAACAACAGATAGAACAAGTTAAAAACGAAAAAGATGCAGCTGTCCATGCTCAAGAATTTGAAAATGCAGCCAACTTGCGTGATAAGCAAACAAAATTAGAAAAACAATATGAAGAAGCAAATAACAACTGGAAAAATTCTCAAAACGGTGATAACACATCTCTATCAGAAGAAGATATTGGTGAGGTCATCGCTGGTTGGACAGGAATTCCTTTAACTAAAATTAATGAAACTGAATCAGACCGTCTGCTTAACTTAGAAGATACACTTCATAATAGAGTGATCGGTCAAAAAGATGCCGTTACATCTATTAGTAAAGCAGTTAGACGTGCTAGAGCTGGATTGAAAGATCCTAAACGTCCTATCGGTAGCTTTATCTTCTTAGGGCCTACGGGTGTAGGTAAAACTGAGTTAGCTCGTGCATTAGCTGAGTCTATGTTCGGTGAAGATGACGCAATGATTCGTGTTGATATGAGTGAGTTTATGGAAAAACATGCTGTCAGTCGTTTAGTTGGTGCCCCTCCAGGCTATGTAGGTCATGACGATGGCGGTCAATTAACTGAAAAAGTAAGACGTAAACCTTACTCAGTGATTTTATTTGATGAAATTGAAAAAGCGCACCCTGATGTGTTTAATATTCTGTTACAAGTATTAGATGACGGTCACTTAACAGATACAAAAGGTCGTCGTGTAGACTTCCGTAATACAGTTATTATTATGACATCTAACGTAGGTGCACAAGAATTACAAGACCAACGTTTCGCTGGTTTTGGAGGTGCATCTGAAGGACAAGATTATGAAACAATCCGTAAGACAATGATGAAAGAATTGAAAAACGCATTCCGTCCAGAATTCTTAAACCGTGTTGATGATATCATCGTCTTCCACAAACTTTCTAAAGAAGAATTGAAAGAAATTGTGACAATGATGGTTGATAAACTAACAGAACGCCTTTCTGAACAAGATATTAACATTACAGTTACAGAAGCTGCTAAAGAAAAAATTGCTGAAGAGGGTTATGATCCTGAATATGGTGCTAGACCATTAATTCGTGCAATTCAAAAAACAGTTGAAGATAACTTAAGTGAATTAATTTTAGAAGGCAATCAAGTTGAAGGTAAAGAAGTAATAATTAACCATGATGGCAAAGAATTCAAGTATGATATTCAAGAAAGAAAAGATACAACTAAAGATAAAGAATCAACTGAATCTTAG
- the radA gene encoding DNA repair protein RadA, with amino-acid sequence MAKKKVIFECMACGYQSPKWMGKCPNCGSWNQMEETVEQKAASPKHGVRSRDNISKVQKLNDIKHETTPRVKTNSEEFNRVLGGGIVNGSLVLIGGDPGIGKSTLLLQICAALSQSKNVLYITGEESLNQTKLRAERLDEDSSQLNVFAETDLEVIHETVKQLKPDLLVVDSIQTIFHPEISSAPGSVSQVRESTQSLMNIAKQLNIATFIVGHVTKEGQIAGPRLLEHMVDTVLYFEGDEHHAYRILRAVKNRFGSTNEMGIFEMQQTGLKGVKNPSEMFLEERSTNVPGSTIVSTMEGTRPLLIEVQALVTPTTFNNPRRMATGIDHNRLSLLMAVLEKKENYLLQQQDAYIKVAGGVRLTEPAVDLGIVVATASSFKDLTVDGLDCFIGEVGLTGEVRRVSRIEQRVQEAEKLGFKRVIIPESNIGGWQFPNDIKVIGVKNVHEALKYALTKQ; translated from the coding sequence TTGGCTAAAAAGAAAGTGATTTTTGAATGTATGGCTTGTGGTTACCAGTCTCCAAAGTGGATGGGGAAATGCCCAAACTGTGGTAGTTGGAATCAAATGGAAGAAACAGTCGAACAAAAGGCCGCGAGTCCAAAACATGGTGTGCGCAGTCGAGACAATATTTCTAAAGTGCAAAAATTAAATGACATTAAACACGAAACGACGCCACGAGTAAAAACAAATTCTGAAGAGTTTAATAGAGTACTCGGTGGCGGTATAGTAAATGGTTCGCTCGTATTAATAGGCGGTGATCCGGGTATTGGTAAATCAACATTACTTTTACAAATTTGTGCAGCATTATCACAATCTAAAAATGTGTTGTATATTACAGGTGAGGAATCGTTAAATCAAACCAAATTAAGAGCAGAAAGATTAGATGAGGACTCAAGTCAATTAAATGTGTTTGCTGAAACAGATTTAGAAGTTATACATGAAACAGTTAAGCAACTCAAACCAGATCTACTTGTAGTAGACTCAATCCAAACTATTTTCCATCCAGAAATTAGTTCGGCTCCAGGTTCTGTGTCGCAAGTTAGAGAAAGTACGCAAAGTTTAATGAATATAGCGAAACAATTGAATATAGCTACATTTATAGTGGGGCATGTTACGAAAGAAGGTCAAATAGCTGGTCCGCGTTTACTTGAACATATGGTAGATACAGTCCTTTACTTCGAAGGCGACGAGCATCACGCGTATCGCATTTTAAGAGCAGTTAAAAACCGTTTTGGCTCTACAAATGAGATGGGTATCTTTGAGATGCAGCAAACTGGATTAAAAGGAGTTAAGAACCCGTCGGAAATGTTCCTTGAAGAACGTTCGACTAATGTACCTGGTTCAACTATTGTCTCTACAATGGAAGGTACGAGACCGTTACTTATAGAAGTACAAGCGTTAGTGACTCCAACTACATTTAATAATCCAAGACGTATGGCGACAGGGATCGATCATAATAGATTGAGTTTGCTCATGGCAGTGTTAGAAAAGAAAGAGAATTATTTACTACAACAACAGGACGCTTATATTAAAGTGGCTGGGGGCGTACGTTTAACAGAACCAGCTGTAGATTTAGGTATTGTTGTTGCAACTGCATCAAGTTTTAAAGATTTAACAGTTGATGGTTTAGACTGCTTTATTGGAGAAGTAGGACTCACAGGGGAAGTTAGACGAGTTTCTCGTATAGAGCAACGTGTACAAGAAGCGGAAAAATTAGGGTTTAAGCGTGTAATTATTCCAGAATCAAATATTGGTGGATGGCAATTTCCAAATGATATCAAGGTCATTGGTGTTAAGAATGTCCATGAAGCATTAAAATATGCACTAACAAAACAATAA
- a CDS encoding PIN/TRAM domain-containing protein, which translates to MNIIRLIVILCYIILGASIGVYLLPEIVNDAGLNHLPLLTNTYFNGLLGIIIFFLIFGWFIKKATYALKELEQTIMRQSAVEILFATIGLMIGLLISVMISFIFQIIGNNVINHFVPIIVTIILGYFGFQFGLRKRDEMLLFLPENMARSMSINARNAVPKIIDTSAIIDGRILDIIECGFIDGEILIPQGVINELQVVADANDSVKREKGQRGLDILNELYDTNHPTRIIHPTKSHSDIDAMLIKLAQHYRAHIITTDFNLNKVCHVQGIQALNVNDLSEAIKPSVHQGDRFKLLLTKMGKESGQAVGYLDDGTMVVVDNAKKHIGEHIDLEVISLLQTSSGRIIFAKKIN; encoded by the coding sequence GTGAATATTATAAGACTCATTGTTATCTTGTGCTATATTATCTTGGGTGCAAGTATAGGTGTGTATCTATTACCAGAAATAGTCAATGACGCTGGTCTAAACCATTTACCCCTATTAACAAATACTTATTTCAATGGGCTGCTAGGGATTATTATATTCTTTTTAATCTTTGGTTGGTTTATTAAAAAAGCAACATATGCTTTAAAAGAATTAGAACAAACAATTATGCGTCAAAGTGCAGTAGAAATATTATTTGCTACAATTGGACTAATGATAGGTTTATTAATTTCTGTTATGATATCTTTTATTTTTCAAATTATCGGCAATAATGTCATTAATCATTTTGTGCCAATTATAGTTACGATTATTTTAGGTTATTTCGGCTTTCAGTTTGGTTTGCGAAAGCGTGATGAAATGTTGCTATTTTTACCAGAAAATATGGCGCGTTCAATGTCTATTAATGCACGTAATGCGGTACCTAAAATTATTGATACAAGTGCCATTATTGACGGGCGTATATTAGATATTATCGAGTGTGGCTTTATTGACGGAGAAATATTAATTCCTCAAGGGGTTATTAATGAACTTCAAGTCGTTGCAGATGCGAACGATAGTGTTAAACGTGAAAAAGGCCAAAGAGGTTTAGATATATTAAATGAATTATATGATACCAATCATCCAACGAGAATTATACACCCAACTAAGTCTCATAGTGATATCGATGCGATGTTAATTAAATTAGCGCAACATTATAGAGCACATATTATAACAACGGATTTTAATCTCAATAAAGTATGTCATGTTCAAGGTATTCAAGCGTTAAACGTTAATGATTTATCTGAAGCAATCAAACCTTCAGTGCACCAAGGTGATCGCTTTAAACTATTGCTTACTAAAATGGGGAAAGAATCTGGTCAAGCAGTAGGTTATTTAGATGACGGTACTATGGTCGTTGTAGATAACGCTAAAAAACATATAGGTGAACATATCGATTTAGAAGTAATTAGTTTGTTACAAACTTCTTCAGGTCGAATAATTTTTGCAAAAAAAATAAATTAA
- the gltX gene encoding glutamate--tRNA ligase produces the protein MSDRVRVRYAPSPTGYLHIGNARTALFNYLFAKHYDGDFVIRIEDTDSKRNLVDGESSQFDNLKWLGIEWDESVDKDKGYGPYRQSERAEIYNPLIKQLLDEDKAYKCYMTEDELEEEREQQIARGEMPRYGGKHAHLTEEERQQFEAEGRQPSIRFRVPKDTTFSFNDMVKGEISFDSNNMGDWVIVKKDGVPTYNFAVAIDDHYMEISDVIRGDDHISNTPKQLMIFETFGWEAPRFAHMSLIVNEERKKLSKRDGQILQFIEQYRDLGYLPEALFNFITLLGWSPEGEDEIYSPEEFIKIFDEKRLSKSPAFFDKQKLAWVNNQYMKQKDSETVFELALPHLIKAELIPENPTEEDLDWGRKLVALYQKEMSYAGEIVPLSELFFRDEQILGDDEQEVINGEQVPELMNHLYGKLEVLEPFEAVEIKKTIKEVQKETGIKGKQLFMPIRVAVTGQMHGPELPNTIEVLGREKVLSRLKKYV, from the coding sequence ATGAGTGATCGTGTAAGAGTGAGATATGCACCGAGTCCAACAGGCTATTTGCATATCGGTAATGCAAGAACTGCATTATTTAACTATTTATTTGCTAAACATTATGATGGAGATTTTGTAATTCGTATTGAAGATACGGATAGTAAACGTAACTTAGTTGATGGAGAATCATCACAATTTGATAATTTAAAATGGTTAGGCATAGAATGGGATGAATCTGTAGATAAAGATAAAGGTTATGGACCTTATCGCCAGTCAGAACGCGCAGAAATTTATAACCCATTAATTAAGCAATTATTAGATGAAGATAAAGCTTATAAATGTTATATGACTGAAGACGAATTAGAAGAAGAGCGTGAACAACAAATTGCACGCGGTGAAATGCCTCGTTACGGTGGTAAACATGCACACTTAACAGAAGAAGAACGTCAACAGTTCGAAGCTGAAGGTCGTCAACCATCTATACGTTTCCGTGTACCAAAAGATACGACATTCTCATTTAATGACATGGTAAAAGGTGAAATTTCGTTTGATTCAAATAATATGGGTGACTGGGTCATCGTTAAGAAAGACGGCGTACCTACTTATAACTTTGCCGTAGCAATAGACGATCATTATATGGAAATTTCTGACGTGATTCGTGGAGACGACCATATTTCTAATACACCAAAGCAGTTAATGATTTTTGAAACATTTGGTTGGGAAGCGCCTAGATTTGCCCATATGTCGCTTATAGTCAATGAAGAACGTAAAAAATTAAGTAAACGTGATGGACAAATCTTACAATTCATCGAACAATACCGTGATTTAGGTTATTTACCAGAAGCGCTATTTAACTTTATTACATTGTTAGGTTGGTCACCAGAAGGTGAAGATGAAATTTATTCTCCAGAAGAATTTATTAAGATTTTTGATGAAAAACGTTTATCTAAGTCACCAGCATTTTTCGATAAACAAAAACTAGCTTGGGTTAATAACCAATATATGAAACAAAAAGATAGTGAAACGGTATTTGAATTAGCATTGCCACATCTAATTAAAGCAGAGTTGATTCCTGAAAATCCAACTGAAGAAGATTTAGATTGGGGACGTAAACTTGTAGCACTTTACCAAAAAGAAATGAGTTATGCTGGAGAAATCGTACCTTTATCTGAGTTATTCTTCCGCGATGAACAAATTTTAGGTGATGACGAGCAAGAGGTGATAAATGGTGAACAAGTACCTGAACTTATGAATCATTTATACGGTAAATTAGAAGTACTTGAGCCATTTGAAGCGGTAGAAATTAAAAAAACGATCAAAGAAGTTCAAAAAGAGACAGGTATTAAAGGTAAACAATTATTCATGCCTATCCGTGTAGCTGTAACTGGCCAAATGCACGGACCTGAACTACCAAATACAATTGAAGTTTTAGGTAGAGAAAAAGTATTATCTCGTTTAAAAAAATATGTTTAA
- the cysE gene encoding serine O-acetyltransferase has translation MVFEQDPAARTTLEVITSYAGVHAVWSHLIAHELYKKKKYVLARLISQVTRFFTGIEIHPGAQIGRRLFIDHGMGVVIGETCRIGDNVTIYQGVTLGGTGKEKGKRHPDIGDNVLIAAGAKVLGNITINANVNIGANSVVLNSVPSYSTVVGIPGHIVKQDGRRIGKTFDHRNLPDPIYEQLKELEKQLEKTRNGEIQDDYII, from the coding sequence ATGGTGTTTGAACAAGACCCAGCTGCGCGTACTACGTTAGAAGTTATTACATCTTATGCAGGTGTACATGCGGTTTGGAGCCATTTGATTGCACATGAACTGTATAAAAAGAAAAAGTATGTTTTGGCTAGGCTTATTTCTCAAGTTACACGTTTTTTTACAGGTATTGAGATACATCCAGGTGCCCAAATCGGTAGACGTTTGTTTATTGATCACGGTATGGGTGTAGTCATTGGAGAGACATGTCGTATTGGTGATAATGTAACGATTTATCAAGGAGTTACTTTAGGTGGAACTGGTAAAGAGAAAGGGAAACGCCACCCAGATATCGGTGATAATGTATTAATTGCTGCAGGCGCAAAAGTGCTTGGTAATATAACAATTAATGCTAACGTGAATATTGGGGCTAATTCAGTAGTATTAAATTCAGTGCCAAGTTATTCAACTGTAGTAGGTATACCAGGACATATCGTGAAACAAGATGGCAGACGTATCGGGAAAACGTTTGACCACCGTAATTTACCGGACCCAATTTACGAGCAATTAAAAGAATTAGAAAAACAACTTGAGAAAACAAGAAATGGAGAGATTCAAGATGATTACATTATATAA